The genomic window GTTGCCAAAGGTTCACGCCCGACTGCGGTACAGAAGCGGGCTGAAAGGTTTTTTGTGTGTACAAGTTCTTTAGCAGATAAGTGTTTTCTTCCAACTCAATCAACTGCCATGTAATACATTCCCAATTGTTATGACTGTAAAGGATAATTTTTGTTTGATCGGCATTTTCTGCATTATACACACGAATATCTTTACGGTTTCCGACATTCTGTATAGCGTAAGTATTCTCATAATTCCGTTTCTTTTTTATATCCTTAAATATTCGCGGCCCGAATACAACAGCCGAAATTCCTGTCAGGATAAGGAGTGTAATAAATGTTGCTTTCATATATAATCCTCCGTAACTTTTTTGCAGTAATCCCAAATTTTTTGTTCATTTTCGAGAGAATAATATTTTTCATTTGGTTTTTCTTCGCCTTTTGGTCCGAAATACTTCCCTGTAACGCCTTCTAATTCGGGCGAAATGGCGGTTTCGATACTGCTTTTAGCACCTTTGGTAAGGCTTATCAGCATCGGTTGCCAAAGAAACATTATGATTCGATACATAAACGAAGCGGAAGATTCTCTTGCAAGATTTGTTCGTACAGATCCAGGGTGTACGGAATTGAATGTGATATTGTTGATTCTTTCTTTTTTCATTTCGGTTACGAAATGACGCATTACCCAAATGATATACAGTTTTGACAATCCGTATGCTCTCGACATGGAGTAATGATTTTTCAACTCGATATCGTCTAAATAGGGTTTTCCGCTCATTCCGTGTGCGGCTGATGAAACGGTTACAACTCGTGCGGAAGGGCTTTTCTTGAGTAAGTTGAGCAAAAGCGTTGTTAAAAGAAAAGGAGCAAACACGTTAATCATCATTGTTTTTTCGTGTCCGTCAGCGGTGATTTCCCTTTTGTTGGTAAATTGTGCTCCCGCATTATTGATAAGTACATCCAAATGATCGTATTTCTTTTTGATTGTATCCGCAAAGCGTTTAATTTCGGCTAGCGAAAGGAAGTCGGCAGTAAACATGTCAATGTTTTTGTTTCCTGTTTCGGTTTTGATTTCGTTATAAACGATTTGCAATTTTTGTTTATTGCGACCGTGGAGAATGATTGTGTGTCCTTGTTTTGCAAGCGTTTTGGCGGTCTCTTTCCCGATTCCGTCCGAAGCTCCAGTGATTAAAATTGTCTTGTACTTCATTTGTTTAATTTTTATGTTTCGGCAAAAGTATATGGGCTTGCTGAATCGGGGATTAAACAAAACGAAGATTGTTTTATACAAAACAAGGAATTTTTGTTTTCTATGTTCTACTCTTGAATTGACAACTTTTTTACACATCAAAATAGCCATGGGTTGAGGCCTTAGGAGAGTGAATGAAATGAATTATTGAAAAATTGTTAACAGATATAATTCAAATGAATAAAATCAATATATTTGCAAAATATGTTGATATATATATTATAATGAAGTAAATGAATAGGTTAAAGACTGTGCCGGCGAAGCAGAACCAAACAGGAAAATACTTCAAACAGCGAAATGAAACACTAAAAAAGAAGCAACAAGCAACATTGTCCGTCAGGACATAAATATTAATAGAAATACGATAAGCAACAAATTCCAGGAGGAAATTCATAAATTAACGCAGGAAGAATAAATTCAAAATAAACAGCATATTCAGAAACGATATTTTGAAATCATTAATCTTTAAAATTTAAAACAGTTTAAAATTATAATTATGAAAAAAGTATTCTTATTCTTAATGGTGATAGGTGTTCCTATTGCGCTAATTGCTAAAGGGCCGTCGACCGGCTTGGAGCCAATCAAACTAAATCAACCTAATTTGGAAAGGGGGAAATCCCTTATGCATTCCCTTTCGGAACGTCATTCGGAAAGAAATTATTCTGACAAACAACTTAGTTTGCAAGATCTTTCCGATTTGCTATGGGCTGCTAACGGCATAAACCGTCCGGATGGACACCGAACTGCGCCGTCGTCTATGAACAAACAAGATATATTGCTTTACGTTGCCTTGCCTGAGGGTACATATTTTTATAATCATAAAACACATATCCTTGAACCTGTTTCAGAGGGGGATCACCGTCAGAAAATACGCGGAAATATGCCTGCATTGAATATAATTCTTGTGGCGGCTCAAGGAGAAAGAGAAACTGCCCTGATGAATGTCGGATATGTAGCACAAAATATCTATTTGGTATGTACAGCTCTGGATATGGCTACCGTGTCATGCAGAGGCAGTATGGATAGCGATGCTTTTGCAAAGGCATGCAAACTTAAAAACAAACAGAGTATATTGTTACAACATCCTGTCGGCTATCCAAAAGAATAACATTATACTGAATATATTGTTGAGTAATTCTATTCTTAATCAAAAAAAAGAAATATTATGATGAAAAAAATGTGGATTGGTTTGCTCATTGCTGTTTTTTGCATGGGGGCCGGTAATAAAAGTTATTCGA from Bacteroidales bacterium includes these protein-coding regions:
- a CDS encoding SDR family NAD(P)-dependent oxidoreductase, yielding MKYKTILITGASDGIGKETAKTLAKQGHTIILHGRNKQKLQIVYNEIKTETGNKNIDMFTADFLSLAEIKRFADTIKKKYDHLDVLINNAGAQFTNKREITADGHEKTMMINVFAPFLLTTLLLNLLKKSPSARVVTVSSAAHGMSGKPYLDDIELKNHYSMSRAYGLSKLYIIWVMRHFVTEMKKERINNITFNSVHPGSVRTNLARESSASFMYRIIMFLWQPMLISLTKGAKSSIETAISPELEGVTGKYFGPKGEEKPNEKYYSLENEQKIWDYCKKVTEDYI
- a CDS encoding RICIN domain-containing protein — its product is MKATFITLLILTGISAVVFGPRIFKDIKKKRNYENTYAIQNVGNRKDIRVYNAENADQTKIILYSHNNWECITWQLIELEENTYLLKNLYTQKTFQPASVPQSGVNLWQQTLGGSLFQYWEFLKQPDETYLIRLKDTELYITATSNEDNSDLILMPIQDSDNQKWRLIRQNPII
- a CDS encoding SagB/ThcOx family dehydrogenase; this translates as MKKVFLFLMVIGVPIALIAKGPSTGLEPIKLNQPNLERGKSLMHSLSERHSERNYSDKQLSLQDLSDLLWAANGINRPDGHRTAPSSMNKQDILLYVALPEGTYFYNHKTHILEPVSEGDHRQKIRGNMPALNIILVAAQGERETALMNVGYVAQNIYLVCTALDMATVSCRGSMDSDAFAKACKLKNKQSILLQHPVGYPKE